The DNA segment TCAAATGGTTGAATGTTGTATCGTCGGAGAGTAAAAATGTTGATTCATTTTTAATAGGTTTGTTGATAGAAATTATCTAAGCAACTGGGAATCGACCCAAAAATAATTAGAATTGAATCTTCCAAACGGGTGCTTACGCGGAATAAGCTTTGCACTGCATCCATTATTGTTTCATCGGGACATTAAAAGGAATAACTTCTCGGAATTTGAAAGCAGTATTGTGCAATAAAGACGTGATGAAACTTTTTATTAAAAGTAACCGTACTTCCTATAAACATTTCATTTGGGAGGGAAAGTATTGGGTTGGATGGGTATTGTAAAAATAGTACTTGGAATTATTGTTTTAGCTTTTATTGTTATTACTATAAGGAAAATGCAAAAAAGAGGTACATATCAATATGATGGTAATGACACCTCTATTTTATTTTTACTAGTACTTGATTTGATTGCTATACCAGTTATGGGATATCTCTTATTTCTTTAATAATTTATCAAAAGAAAAGAACTTGTCTAACGGAGATGCTTTTTATACATTCGTTATAGAAGTAAAGTAGTTTTCGCTAACTAGTGCTTGAGTAAAAGATTATCTTAGATATATCTCAATTTCGAGTCTTCAGCTATTGGGCGGTTCCCTTGAATAAGGTTTAAGAAATTATCTTCAACAATACGATAGGGCACGTTTAATCAGAATCCTGAAGTGGACTTTATTTTGCAAAAGTAAAGTCCGATATAGCTTAGTTGATCAATTTCCTTTGAATCCATTGACCCATCTAAAATTTTTTGCACATCGTTTAAGGTATCTTGAAGACTAACTGCTACCCCTTTTTTACCAGTAAGCTCTTCTGCTACATAAAACGGCTGAGTTAGATACGATTCCAGGAGTTCGCCTCGTTTGTACATTTGAACTTCTGAGCTTGGAACACTGTTTATACCTCTTATACTTACAACTGAACGTAATTCACGGTAACGTCTTAGCAATTTTTTCGCACGCTGTTGGATAATGAAATGAATTTGATCTACATGTGTTCCTTCAAGTATTGAAGACGTTGAATGGATAGGAGTAACAGAAGGGAATTTACTTCTTGTTGCTAGATCAATATCTAATTGCCAGAGCGTTTCAAGTGGTCCGTACGGAAGTTCTTCGTCAACAGCCTCCCCTTTTAAGTCGACAAGTAGAGTCGTCACATTTTCGATCCCAATGTCTTGTAATCGTTTCTGAAGTTTGTGAATTTCACCTTCTAGTCGAGCTGGGATTAAGAAGAGTATCCATCCTCATCACTTACGCCATAGTTATGCGACTCACATGATCAACTATGGAGCACCCCTAGAAGTCATCCAGAGCTTACTTGGTTATGAGAAAAGGGAGACAACCAAAATTTACGCTCAACTAAGTGGAAAGCTGAGACACGACTTTTACAGCAAATACTTTTAGATAGGTACGTCTCATTAGAAAGGATAGGCCAGCTCCTGTTATTACAGAGCTGACCTTCTATTGTTAATGATTAGGTAATTCCCTTT comes from the Halobacillus shinanisalinarum genome and includes:
- a CDS encoding tyrosine-type recombinase/integrase, which codes for MKKSIHPHHLRHSYATHMINYGAPLEVIQSLLGYEKRETTKIYAQLSGKLRHDFYSKYF